The Equus asinus isolate D_3611 breed Donkey chromosome 22, EquAss-T2T_v2, whole genome shotgun sequence genome has a segment encoding these proteins:
- the LOC106836863 gene encoding olfactory receptor 8S1-like, translated as MEVGNRTTVTAFVLLGLSNNPLIQGVLFVLFLVIYLLTLTGNLLVLLVISTDSHLHSPMYFFLRHLSFLDAFYSSIIVPELLENLLSKKKTISLLECFTQISLVILSGAAEACLLTVMAYDRFQAVCHPLLYIVAMNRKVCTGLVGASWAIGMGTGLVNTILLAQQHFCGPNLVHSFACELPPVLPLACSDPHISIATILTTMVVLGLGTFVLSLGSYTRIITTALRINSATGRSKIFSTCSSHFLVVTIFYGSGIFRYMTPASGSALEQVLSVQYSVVTPLLNPLIYSLKNQEVKAALRRMLARKPRLTF; from the exons ATGGAAGTTGGCAATAGAACCACAGTCACTGCGTTTGTTCTCCTAGGACTATCCAACAACCCTCTGATCCAGGGAGTACTCTTCGTACTGTTCCTGGTGATCTACCTCCTGACCCTCACAGGGAacctgctggtgctgctggtgatCAGTACTGATTCCCATCTCCACtctcccatgtacttcttcctgcgTCACCTCTCCTTCCTGGATGCTTTCTATTCCTCGATCATCGTGCCTGAACTGCTAGAGAACCTTCTTTCCAAAAAGAAGACAATATCTCTCCTTGAGTGTTTCACTCAGATTTCCTTGGTCATACTTTCTGGGGCTGCTGAAGCTTGCCTCCTTACAgtcatggcctatgaccggtTCCAGGCTGTGTGCCACCCACTGCTGTACATAGTGGCTATGAACAGAAAGGTATGTACTGGCCTGGTGGGAGCCTCCTGGGCCATAGGAATGGGGACTGGCCTGGTTAACACCATCCTTCTGGCTCAGCAGCATTTCTGTGGCCCCAACCTGGTCCACAGTTTTGCCTGTGAGCTCCCCCCAGTGCTCCCGTTGGCCTGTTCTGACCCCCACATTAGTATCGCCACCATCCTGACCACCATGGTGGTTCTGGGCCTTGGCACCTTTGTCCTATCGCTGGGTTCCTATACCCGTATCATCACAACAGCCCTGAGGATCAACTCTGCCACGGGTCGAAGCAAGATCTTCTCCACCtgctcttctcattttcttgttgTCACCATCTTTTATGGTTCAGGCATTTTCAG GTACATGACTCCAGCATCCGGCTCAGCCCTGGAGCAAGTGCTCTCCGTGCAGTACAGTGTGGTGACCCCATTGCTAAACCCCCTCATCTACAGTCTGAAGAACCAGGAGGTGAAGGCAGCTCTGAGGAGGATGCTGGCCAGGAAGCCCAGGCTTACCTTCTAA
- the LALBA gene encoding alpha-lactalbumin isoform X2 codes for MMSFASLLLVGILFSATQAKQFTKCELSQVLKSMDGYKGVTLPEWICTIFHSSGYDTQTIVKNNGKTEYGLFQINNKMWCRDNQILPSRNICGISCNKFLDDDLTDDVMCAKKILDSEGIDYWLAHKPLCSEKLEQWLCEEL; via the exons ATGATGTCCTTCGCCTCACTGCTCCTGGTGGGCATCCTGTTCTCTGCCACCCAGGCCAAGCAATTTACAAAATGTGAGCTGTCCCAGGTGCTGAAATCCATGGATGGCTATAAAGGCGTCACTTTGCCTGAAT GGATCTGTACCATATTTCATAGCAGTGGTTATGACACACAAACCATAGTTAAAAATAACGGCAAAACAGAATATGGACTCTTCCAGATCAATAATAAAATGTGGTGCAGGGACAACCAGATCCTTCCATCCAGGAACATCTGTGGCATCTCCTGTAACA AGTTCCTGGATGATGACCTTACTGATGACGTGATGTGTGCCAAGAAGATCCTGGATAGTGAAGGAATTGACTACTG GTTGGCTCATAAGCCCCTCTGCTCTGAGAAGCTGGAACAGTGGCTCTGCGAGGAGTTGTGA